The DNA segment ATGTCTCCCATACAAAAAGAAAACGGTTAACAAACACCTATATGCCTAATTTTTTAGAAGAATACATTGAACAATCATTATTTTCAATTGAAAATATTTTAATTCAGCAAGAAAAAAATGATGTTTGCTACTATAAAGATGAAACACTACAACTTCATTATTTAGGAAAAGGTATGTGGCAAGACCATTTATATAAAGGAACTATTGTGATTGGACCTTTCATTTCAGATAGTTTAAACCGTAACTATTTAGAACAATTGACGTCTCAATTTTCAGTTTCAGATGATTCTTTATTTAATTTAAAACAATACTTTGAAGGCATAATCATTCTTGACCAGAACCGTTTGCAGTCTATTAGTTATTTACTGACCAATCTTATTCCAAAAAAAATTCTACAACCTAATCTGATTTCATCCGATATAGGTGACCTTAACTTAATTCAACATTCTTTAGCGGTTAATGAAAATACGTATTCTGAAGTTGAAAAAATCTACCGTATTGAAAAGCAAATTTTACATGCTGTCGAAAAAGGCGACCGTGATGAAGCATTAAGATTTTTAGAATTTTTTAAAATTGATTTAACCTATAGAATACCAGGAAATCCATTGCGAACGTATAAAAATCTTGGATTTTCACTAAATACGTCACTACGCATAACCGTTGAAAAAGTAGGAATCAGCCCAATTTATATTCATTTGTTATCTAATAAGATTGCTATTTTAATTGAAAACTTGACTACTATCTCAGAACTCGAAAAAATACAAACCGTTATGATTTCTGAATACTGTCAACTAGTTGAAACAGATCGTTCTCAAAAATACAGTCCCGTTATAAAAGAAGCTGTCACCCATATTCAACTCCATTATTTTGAAAAAATCTCACTCTCTACTATCAGCAAAAAATTAAACATAAATGCTACGTATCTTTCAAAAAGATTTAAAATAGAAACCGGACAAACACTTACCCATTATATCCAAGATCTTCGAATCAATCATTCAAAAGAGTTGATCAAACAAAATCAACTATCTATCACTGAAGTCGCATTAAAGGTTGGTTTTGAAAATCTGAATTATTTTTGTACTATTTTTAAAAAAGTAACTGGTGTAACACCGAAACATTATTTTAAACTCTAACCATAAAATGCTTCATACAAAAAAGAGGTCAGATTACCACCTGACCTCTTTTTTGTTTTTTATTAGTTACGTTGAACTGGTGTTCAAAAAAGTACCAGCTCGTTTTCCTATATGTTTTAAATCGTAATTTCTATCCAATTCCCTTCAGGATCGGCCACAACACTTTCGTAGTACCCGTCTCCTGTCCAACGAGGTTGACCAATAACCGTATGCCCATCATCTGAAATAGTCGTGGTTAAAGCATTGACTGCTTCTTCACTACCCACACTAATAGCCAGATGTGCCCAACCTAATGGTGTTTCTTCTGGTTGATGTGTAATAGTGGGTTGTTGCATCAATTCTAATCGAACTTCTGATTCAGAAAAAGTTAAAAAGTAACTGGCAAAACCTCGATTAGTGTTTTCATAACGTTCTCCTGATTGAGCTTTAAAATAAGTTTCATAAAATTGGCGCATTCGTTCAATATCTTTGGTCCACAATGCTACATGTGCAATTTTCATTTAGAAACCTCTTCCTTAATTATGGTATTTTGTTCATTCGCGATTTCTGTCCAGTAAGCAGCTTGTTTACCTTCCCAGAATTCTTTGTCTTCTTGGGTAATGTCTCGAATAACCCGACAAGGGTTTCCAACGGCTATCGTATTCGATGGAATGTCTTTCGTTACAACAGATCCAGATCCAATAACGACATTATCTCCAATTATCACACCGGGATTCACCACTGCACTTCCACCAATCCAAACATTATTTCCAATAGTAATCGACGTCCCAAATTCCAATCCACTGTTGCGTACAGTTGGGTCAATCGGATGACCTGCTGTATACAAGCATACTCGCGGCCCAAACATAACATTATCTCCAATCTTGATTGGAGCAACATCTATCATAACGCAATCAAAGTTTGCATAAAAATTTTTACCAATAGTAATGTTTTGCCCATAATCAACCCGTAAAGTCGGCTCAATATAGATGCCCTCTGCTACATCACCAAAAATATCCATTAACAGTTGCGTACGATATGGTTTCTCCTCTTCAGTAGTACCATTAAATAATCGAATTAATTGTTGTCCTTTTTGTCGCATTGCTTTTAATTCTTCTCCTTGTGCAAGGTACAATCTCTCTGCTAGCATTCGTTCTTTTTCAGACATCTCTCTATCTCCTCATATTCAAAATTTATTTTATCCCTTATTAAACTGCTTTTAGTTGTTATCATTTTTAGAGCTTCATCTTCCAACTAAGTTCCTCTACTGTATTTTTACTAATAAAAAACACAATTTTAAATACGCTTTCATTTCACGCTATACAGTGAGCCTTTATCTATGTAATATAGTAATTTCCTTATTTCGTCTTTATTTAGAAACAAAAAAATAATCCTCTCTAAAAAATAAAGTAAAAGTAAGTCTACCACTATCTTAGCATGAATAATTGAGGATTAAAAGATACATAAAACCCGGCCTTTAGTATCACAATACGATACTTTATTTCAATTAATGGAATTCGCTTTCAAAAAACGCTTTCTTTTTACAGGATTCTGTATTATACTTTCATTATTAACATAAAGGGTGGTAATAAAATGATTGAAGCAAGCAAAGAAAAAGTACCAGTAGAAGTAAGAGAATTTGGTCTCCTTGATAAAATTGCCTATATGTGCGGAGATATCGGAAATGATATGTTTTTTATCTTTTCTAGTTCCTTCTTAATGCTCTTTTATACAAAAGTTTTAGGCATAAGCGGAGCGGTAGTCGGTATGTTATTCTTAACAGCTCGATTTGTAGACGCTTTCACAGATATTGGTATGGGACGTTTAATTGATACGTTAAAACCTTCCAAGAATGGTCGATTCAGAGTTTGGATCAAGCGTATTGCACCGTTTGCTGTACTTTCTGGAATTTTGCTATTTTTAAATGTTGTTCAAGATTGGCCCATGAATATGAAAATTATTTATATTTTTGTTACTTACATCTTTTGGGGCAGTATTTGTTATACTGCAATAAATATTCCTTATGGATCAATGGCCTCTGTTATTAGCGATAACCCAGATCACCGAGCTTCTCTTTCAATCTTCCGTAGTGTTGGTGCAAGTATTGCAAGTATCTTTATCTCATTTATTGTTCCTATCTTTGTTTACACAACAGATTCAAATGGCGCGCAAGTTGTTATTGGGGAACGTTTCACTATCTTAGCCATAGCTTTCGGAGTGATTGCTTTTATTCTGTATCAAATTTGTTATCACTTTACAATCGAACGTGTTCAATTACCCGACACTAGTGATCAACCAAAAGAATCTTTTAGCATACAAGTAAAAGCCATTATCAAAGGATTAACAACAAATCGTGCATTAGTTGGAATTATTGTAGCTGCCATTTTCTTATTGCTAGCACAATTACTGGTAGGCACAATGAATGCATATCTATACGCTGACTACTTCCAAAATTTTAAAGCGTTATCAATCGCTGGTGTTGCAGGAGCTTTAGGCGTACTTGTGCTTGCACCATTCTCAAATACAATTGCATCTAGATTTGGTAAAAAAGAATCTGGTACTGTCGCACTTATCTGTTCTGCATTAATGTATGCGGTTTTATTCTTCATGGGAACAACAAATGTATGGTTATTCCTTGCTGTTGCAACCTTAGGTAACTTAGGCATGAATTATTTCTCCATTATCATTTGGGCATTTATTGCAGATATTATTGATTATCAAGAAATTCGCACCGGAAAACGTGAAGATGGAACCATTTATGCGGTCTACTCTTTTGCTCGTAAGCTTGGTCAAGCTTTGGCTGGTGGATTAGGCGGATTTGCATTAACAGCTATTGGATACGTTTCAGCGGCTTCCATTCAAACTCCTGACGTATTAGATAAAGTTTACAATGTGTCTACTGGTATCCCAGCAATTGCCTACTTACTGGTTGCTCTAAGCCTGTTCTTCATCTATCCATTAGGTAAAAAACAAGTTCTTGAAAATACAGCTATCCTAGCTGAAAAACGTAAAAAAGCAACTCTTTAATTTTAAAAAATAGTTTCTTTAATCAAAAACACAAATGTAATCCTTATCATTTTGGATTCACTTTTGTGTTTTTCTTTTGTACAAAAAAAAGACCTACAGAATCACGTTTAAGTGAGCTTCTCCAGATCTTTTCTTCATG comes from the Carnobacterium sp. 17-4 genome and includes:
- a CDS encoding AraC family transcriptional regulator produces the protein MNREKEFSIPDICQLIHNIIQIDTEYFNVSHTKRKRLTNTYMPNFLEEYIEQSLFSIENILIQQEKNDVCYYKDETLQLHYLGKGMWQDHLYKGTIVIGPFISDSLNRNYLEQLTSQFSVSDDSLFNLKQYFEGIIILDQNRLQSISYLLTNLIPKKILQPNLISSDIGDLNLIQHSLAVNENTYSEVEKIYRIEKQILHAVEKGDRDEALRFLEFFKIDLTYRIPGNPLRTYKNLGFSLNTSLRITVEKVGISPIYIHLLSNKIAILIENLTTISELEKIQTVMISEYCQLVETDRSQKYSPVIKEAVTHIQLHYFEKISLSTISKKLNINATYLSKRFKIETGQTLTHYIQDLRINHSKELIKQNQLSITEVALKVGFENLNYFCTIFKKVTGVTPKHYFKL
- a CDS encoding sugar O-acetyltransferase, which produces MSEKERMLAERLYLAQGEELKAMRQKGQQLIRLFNGTTEEEKPYRTQLLMDIFGDVAEGIYIEPTLRVDYGQNITIGKNFYANFDCVMIDVAPIKIGDNVMFGPRVCLYTAGHPIDPTVRNSGLEFGTSITIGNNVWIGGSAVVNPGVIIGDNVVIGSGSVVTKDIPSNTIAVGNPCRVIRDITQEDKEFWEGKQAAYWTEIANEQNTIIKEEVSK
- a CDS encoding VOC family protein translates to MKIAHVALWTKDIERMRQFYETYFKAQSGERYENTNRGFASYFLTFSESEVRLELMQQPTITHQPEETPLGWAHLAISVGSEEAVNALTTTISDDGHTVIGQPRWTGDGYYESVVADPEGNWIEITI
- a CDS encoding MFS transporter; the encoded protein is MIEASKEKVPVEVREFGLLDKIAYMCGDIGNDMFFIFSSSFLMLFYTKVLGISGAVVGMLFLTARFVDAFTDIGMGRLIDTLKPSKNGRFRVWIKRIAPFAVLSGILLFLNVVQDWPMNMKIIYIFVTYIFWGSICYTAINIPYGSMASVISDNPDHRASLSIFRSVGASIASIFISFIVPIFVYTTDSNGAQVVIGERFTILAIAFGVIAFILYQICYHFTIERVQLPDTSDQPKESFSIQVKAIIKGLTTNRALVGIIVAAIFLLLAQLLVGTMNAYLYADYFQNFKALSIAGVAGALGVLVLAPFSNTIASRFGKKESGTVALICSALMYAVLFFMGTTNVWLFLAVATLGNLGMNYFSIIIWAFIADIIDYQEIRTGKREDGTIYAVYSFARKLGQALAGGLGGFALTAIGYVSAASIQTPDVLDKVYNVSTGIPAIAYLLVALSLFFIYPLGKKQVLENTAILAEKRKKATL